In Tepidimonas taiwanensis, the following are encoded in one genomic region:
- a CDS encoding DUF2905 domain-containing protein, whose translation MQRFLITAGVVLLVAGLLWPWLARLPWGRLPGDIAIEREGFSFYFPLGTSVVVSVLLSLLLWWWRR comes from the coding sequence ATGCAACGGTTTCTGATCACCGCGGGGGTGGTGCTGTTGGTGGCGGGTCTGCTGTGGCCGTGGCTTGCGCGGCTGCCGTGGGGCCGGCTGCCCGGGGACATCGCGATCGAGCGCGAGGGGTTCAGCTTTTACTTTCCGCTGGGCACGAGCGTGGTGGTGTCGGTGCTGTTGAGCCTGCTGCTGTGGTGGTGGCGCCGCTGA
- a CDS encoding aspartate kinase encodes MALIVHKYGGTSMGSTERIRNVAKRVAKWVRAGHQMVVVPSAMSGETNRLLGLAKELAPSKPGDAYYRELDQLASTGEQVSVGLLAIALQTEGIDAVSYCGWQVPIRTNSAYTKARIESIDDRRIRADLAAGKVVIITGFQGVDAGGNITTLGRGGSDTSAVAVAAAIKADECLIYTDVDGVYTTDPRVVPEARRLERISFEEMLEMASMGSKVLQIRSVEFAGKYRVPIRVLSSFTPWDIPIDEEARSGTLITFEEGESMEQAVVSGIAFNRDEAKVSVLGVPDKPGIAAQILGAVADANIDVDVIIQNVGKDGRTDFSFTVHRNDLARALDVLKTQVVPALGATDVVGDARICKVSVVGIGMRSHVGVASRMFRCLAAEGINIQMISTSEIKISVVIDEKYMELAVRALHREFDLDQPTDTLQGA; translated from the coding sequence ATGGCACTGATCGTTCACAAGTACGGCGGCACGAGCATGGGCTCGACCGAGCGCATCCGCAATGTCGCCAAGCGCGTCGCCAAATGGGTGCGGGCCGGCCACCAGATGGTGGTCGTCCCCAGCGCCATGAGCGGCGAGACCAACCGGCTGCTCGGCCTGGCCAAGGAACTCGCGCCATCCAAGCCCGGTGACGCCTATTACCGCGAGCTGGACCAGCTCGCCTCCACCGGGGAGCAGGTCTCGGTGGGGCTTCTGGCCATCGCCCTGCAGACCGAAGGCATCGACGCCGTCTCGTACTGCGGCTGGCAGGTGCCGATCCGCACCAACAGCGCCTACACCAAGGCGCGCATCGAGTCGATCGACGACCGCCGCATCCGCGCGGATCTGGCCGCCGGCAAGGTCGTCATCATCACGGGCTTCCAGGGTGTGGACGCCGGCGGCAACATCACGACCCTGGGGCGCGGCGGCTCCGACACCTCGGCGGTGGCGGTGGCCGCGGCGATCAAGGCCGACGAGTGCCTGATCTACACCGACGTCGACGGCGTCTACACCACCGACCCGCGCGTCGTGCCCGAGGCGCGGCGCCTGGAGCGCATCAGCTTCGAGGAAATGCTGGAAATGGCCAGCATGGGCTCGAAGGTGCTGCAAATCCGCTCGGTGGAGTTCGCGGGCAAGTACCGCGTGCCCATCCGCGTCCTGTCCAGCTTCACCCCCTGGGACATCCCGATCGACGAAGAAGCCCGCAGCGGCACCCTGATCACTTTCGAGGAAGGCGAATCCATGGAACAAGCCGTCGTCTCCGGCATCGCGTTCAACCGTGACGAGGCCAAGGTCTCGGTGCTGGGCGTGCCCGACAAGCCCGGCATCGCCGCGCAAATCCTGGGGGCGGTGGCCGACGCCAACATCGACGTCGATGTCATCATCCAGAACGTCGGCAAAGACGGGCGCACCGACTTCAGCTTCACCGTGCACCGCAACGACCTGGCGCGCGCGCTGGACGTGCTCAAGACCCAGGTGGTGCCGGCGCTCGGCGCCACCGACGTGGTAGGTGACGCGCGCATCTGCAAGGTCAGCGTGGTGGGCATCGGCATGCGCAGCCACGTCGGCGTGGCCAGCCGCATGTTCCGCTGCCTCGCAGCCGAGGGCATCAACATCCAGATGATCTCGACCTCCGAGATCAAGATCTCGGTCGTCATCGACGAGAAGTACATGGAGCTCGCCGTGCGCGCGCTGCACCGCGAGTTCGACCTCGACCAGCCGACCGACACACTGCAGGGCGCCTGA
- a CDS encoding asparaginase produces MTATAGTAATEARRAIVVLGMGGTIAGRAAVAADVVGYRAGVVPVAALLEGVPLPAGWRTEGEQVANVDSKDMGVPLWRDLLAAAYRHLQRSDVGALVVTHGTDTLEETAWVLQAVLQPERPVVLVGAMRPASALAPDGPGNLADALTLAADAAQRGIGGVWVTLAGRVFDARTVRKVHPMRLDAFAGGDAGPAAWVEAGRVRWLTAAMPAASADAARAARIDTVLAASVWPRVEWIHSHGGADGALVRALLQQRRAALAGGDADPPLAGLVVAGTGNGSLHTALTEALAQAAREGVAVRVTTRCAEGVVVGEGGRGGNIWPVTDLPPAKARIALALELLWRAAGVPVSPAGPGRRAE; encoded by the coding sequence ATGACAGCGACGGCAGGCACAGCGGCAACCGAGGCGCGGCGGGCGATCGTCGTGCTGGGCATGGGCGGCACGATCGCGGGGCGCGCCGCCGTGGCTGCCGACGTGGTCGGCTACCGCGCCGGCGTGGTGCCGGTGGCGGCGTTGCTGGAAGGGGTGCCGCTGCCCGCCGGGTGGCGCACCGAGGGCGAGCAGGTCGCCAACGTCGACAGCAAGGACATGGGGGTCCCGTTGTGGCGCGACCTGCTGGCGGCGGCGTACCGGCACCTGCAGCGGTCGGACGTCGGGGCGCTCGTGGTCACCCACGGCACCGATACGCTGGAGGAAACGGCGTGGGTGCTGCAGGCGGTGCTGCAGCCCGAGCGGCCGGTGGTGTTGGTGGGGGCGATGCGCCCGGCCTCTGCGCTGGCACCGGACGGGCCGGGCAACCTCGCGGATGCCCTGACGCTCGCCGCCGACGCAGCCCAACGCGGTATCGGCGGGGTGTGGGTGACGCTGGCAGGGCGGGTGTTCGATGCGCGCACGGTGCGCAAGGTGCACCCGATGCGTCTCGATGCCTTCGCAGGCGGGGACGCGGGGCCGGCCGCTTGGGTCGAGGCGGGCCGGGTGCGATGGCTCACCGCTGCGATGCCCGCCGCATCGGCGGACGCCGCGCGCGCGGCACGCATCGACACGGTGCTGGCGGCGTCGGTCTGGCCGCGGGTGGAGTGGATCCACAGCCACGGCGGTGCCGACGGGGCGCTGGTGCGTGCGCTGTTGCAGCAGCGCCGGGCGGCGCTCGCCGGCGGGGACGCGGATCCGCCGCTGGCCGGGCTCGTGGTGGCCGGGACGGGCAACGGCTCGCTGCATACCGCGCTGACCGAAGCCCTGGCGCAGGCGGCGAGAGAGGGCGTTGCCGTGCGGGTGACGACCCGCTGCGCCGAAGGGGTGGTCGTCGGCGAGGGCGGGCGCGGCGGCAACATCTGGCCCGTGACCGACCTGCCGCCCGCCAAGGCGCGCATCGCGCTGGCGCTGGAGCTGCTGTGGCGCGCGGCAGGGGTACCCGTCAGTCCTGCAGGGCCTGGAAGACGCGCTGAGTGA
- the adk gene encoding adenylate kinase → MRLILLGAPGAGKGTQAAFICQKYGIPQISTGDMLRAAVKAGTPLGLEAKKVMDAGGLVSDALIIDLVKDRIAQPDCANGFLFDGFPRTIPQADAMREAGVRIDYVLEIDVPFDAIIERMSGRRVHPASGRTYHIKFNPPKVEGKDDVTGEDLIQRDDDKEETVRKRLDVYAAQTRPLVDYYRQWAEREPGVAPKYRAISGLGTVEEITQRVFQALQD, encoded by the coding sequence ATGAGACTGATCCTGTTGGGCGCTCCGGGCGCTGGCAAGGGCACACAGGCGGCATTCATCTGTCAGAAATACGGCATCCCCCAGATCTCCACCGGTGACATGCTGCGCGCGGCCGTCAAGGCGGGGACCCCGCTGGGACTGGAGGCGAAGAAGGTGATGGACGCCGGCGGACTCGTCAGCGACGCGCTGATCATCGATCTGGTCAAAGACCGTATCGCCCAGCCGGACTGCGCCAACGGGTTTCTGTTCGACGGTTTCCCGCGCACCATTCCCCAGGCCGACGCGATGCGCGAGGCGGGGGTGCGCATCGACTACGTGCTCGAAATCGACGTGCCGTTCGACGCGATCATCGAGCGCATGAGCGGCCGGCGCGTGCACCCGGCGTCCGGGCGCACCTACCACATCAAGTTCAACCCGCCGAAGGTTGAAGGCAAGGACGACGTCACCGGGGAAGACCTGATCCAGCGCGACGACGACAAGGAAGAGACCGTGCGCAAGCGGCTCGACGTCTACGCCGCGCAGACGCGTCCGCTGGTCGACTATTACCGCCAGTGGGCCGAGCGCGAGCCCGGCGTCGCCCCGAAATACCGCGCCATCAGCGGGCTGGGCACGGTGGAGGAAATCACTCAGCGCGTCTTCCAGGCCCTGCAGGACTGA
- the kdsB gene encoding 3-deoxy-manno-octulosonate cytidylyltransferase, whose product MTAPAFDVIIPARRASTRLPDKPLADIGGAPMVVRVAERARASGARSCTVATDDAAIAEACAAHGVDAVLTRIDHASGSDRLAEAVDRLALPDDAIVVNVQGDEPLIPPALVREVATILHSRPDCVMATAAHPIGSAAELFNPNVVKVVLDRHGTALLFSRAPLPWWRDAPRHDTALELVAWPPGAAPLRHIGLYAYRAGFLRRFPQLTPAPIERCESLEQLRVLWHGERIAVTVTAHAPGPGVDTPADLERVRALWGQGPR is encoded by the coding sequence ATGACCGCACCCGCGTTCGACGTCATCATCCCGGCCCGCCGGGCCTCCACCCGGCTGCCGGACAAGCCGCTGGCCGACATCGGTGGGGCGCCGATGGTGGTGCGCGTCGCCGAGCGCGCCCGCGCCAGCGGTGCGCGCTCGTGCACGGTGGCCACCGACGATGCGGCCATCGCCGAGGCCTGCGCCGCCCACGGTGTGGACGCCGTCCTCACAAGGATTGACCACGCCAGCGGCAGTGACCGGCTGGCCGAGGCGGTGGACCGGCTGGCGCTGCCTGACGACGCGATCGTCGTCAACGTCCAGGGCGACGAGCCGCTGATCCCGCCGGCGCTGGTGCGCGAGGTGGCGACAATCCTGCACAGCCGCCCCGACTGCGTCATGGCCACGGCGGCCCATCCGATCGGGTCGGCCGCCGAGCTGTTCAACCCGAACGTCGTCAAGGTCGTGCTGGACCGGCACGGCACCGCACTGCTGTTCAGCCGCGCCCCACTGCCGTGGTGGCGCGACGCGCCGCGCCACGATACGGCACTGGAACTCGTGGCGTGGCCCCCAGGGGCCGCGCCGCTGCGCCATATCGGCCTCTACGCCTACCGGGCCGGGTTTCTGCGGCGCTTCCCCCAACTGACGCCGGCCCCCATCGAGCGCTGCGAGTCGCTGGAACAGCTGCGCGTGCTGTGGCACGGCGAGCGCATCGCGGTCACCGTGACCGCGCACGCCCCGGGCCCCGGCGTCGACACCCCGGCCGACCTGGAACGCGTGCGGGCGCTGTGGGGCCAGGGACCTCGCTGA
- a CDS encoding Trm112 family protein, whose translation MDSKLLELLVCPVTKGPLVYVRETQELVSRGARLAYPIRDGIPIMLENEARALDEAELDRLAPPRPAAP comes from the coding sequence ATGGACAGCAAGCTGCTCGAACTGTTGGTGTGCCCGGTCACGAAAGGGCCGCTCGTCTACGTGCGCGAGACGCAGGAGCTGGTCTCGCGCGGGGCGCGACTGGCCTACCCCATCCGGGACGGCATCCCGATCATGCTCGAAAACGAAGCGCGTGCGCTCGACGAGGCCGAGCTGGACCGGCTGGCACCGCCACGCCCGGCCGCGCCGTGA
- the lpxK gene encoding tetraacyldisaccharide 4'-kinase, giving the protein MSAPDPGRLWLARGPLAWALRPLACLYGAALAARGWWWRHRRHSAQRLPVPVVVVGNVVAGGAGKTPTVIALLHHLRTRGWMPGVVSRGYGRTGGGRGEPLVLDPGALADPERCGDEPALIARETGVPIAVGADRPAAARALLRRHPAIDIVVSDDGMQHWALARDLTIVVFDERDVGNGRLLPAGPLRQPWPAPIWGGGPALVLRTAPPREGPRPHPYPEFRSERALADQAFDPAGHARPLADWARDGTPLGAIAGIARPAAFFGMLRARGLNLTRTLARPDHASAADLLAALRSAAALPDAPRVWLCTDKDAVKLQRAPLPDRVTVWRVPLRLVIEPAWYAAVDRVLAPLRPRPGAL; this is encoded by the coding sequence ATGTCCGCGCCGGACCCGGGCCGCCTCTGGCTGGCGCGCGGGCCGCTGGCATGGGCGTTGCGGCCGTTGGCGTGCCTGTACGGCGCCGCGCTCGCCGCCCGCGGCTGGTGGTGGCGCCACCGCAGGCACTCGGCGCAACGCCTGCCGGTGCCGGTGGTGGTGGTCGGCAACGTCGTCGCCGGCGGCGCCGGCAAGACGCCCACCGTGATCGCGCTGCTGCACCACCTGCGCACGCGGGGCTGGATGCCGGGCGTCGTCTCGCGCGGCTACGGGCGCACCGGCGGCGGCCGGGGTGAGCCGCTGGTGCTCGACCCGGGGGCCCTGGCCGACCCCGAGCGCTGCGGCGACGAGCCGGCGCTGATCGCGCGCGAGACCGGTGTGCCGATCGCGGTCGGCGCCGACCGGCCGGCGGCGGCGCGGGCGCTGCTGCGGCGCCACCCGGCGATCGACATCGTCGTCAGCGACGACGGCATGCAGCACTGGGCGCTGGCGCGCGACCTGACGATCGTCGTGTTCGACGAGCGCGACGTGGGCAACGGCAGGCTGCTGCCGGCGGGGCCGCTGCGGCAGCCCTGGCCGGCACCGATCTGGGGCGGCGGGCCGGCGCTCGTGTTGCGGACGGCCCCGCCGCGGGAGGGACCGCGCCCGCACCCCTACCCAGAGTTCCGCTCCGAGCGGGCACTCGCTGACCAGGCGTTCGACCCGGCGGGGCACGCGCGTCCGCTGGCGGACTGGGCGCGCGACGGCACGCCGCTGGGCGCGATCGCCGGCATCGCGCGCCCGGCGGCGTTCTTCGGCATGCTGCGCGCGCGCGGCCTTAACCTGACGCGCACGCTCGCCCGGCCGGACCACGCGTCAGCGGCCGACCTGCTGGCCGCATTGCGCAGCGCCGCTGCGTTGCCGGATGCGCCGCGCGTGTGGCTGTGCACGGACAAGGACGCCGTCAAGCTGCAGCGTGCGCCGTTGCCGGACAGGGTGACCGTGTGGCGCGTACCGCTGCGGCTGGTCATCGAGCCGGCGTGGTACGCCGCCGTCGATCGGGTGCTGGCGCCGCTGCGCCCGCGCCCCGGCGCGCTATGA
- a CDS encoding ExbD/TolR family protein, with amino-acid sequence MNFRHGDREEPEINLIPFIDILLVVLIFLMLTTTFSQSTALQVNLPVANAEQPPQPPAEVVVTVGADGRYAVDDRLLEQHGVEALMTALRGAAAARRDPILVIQADAAASHQSVINVMDAARQAGLTQITFSTQRGEGR; translated from the coding sequence ATGAACTTCCGGCACGGCGACCGCGAGGAGCCGGAGATCAATCTGATCCCGTTCATCGACATTCTGCTGGTGGTGCTGATCTTCCTGATGCTGACCACCACGTTCAGCCAGAGCACCGCGCTGCAGGTCAACCTGCCGGTGGCCAACGCGGAACAGCCACCGCAGCCACCGGCGGAAGTGGTGGTCACGGTAGGCGCCGACGGGCGCTACGCGGTCGATGACCGGCTACTGGAACAGCACGGCGTCGAGGCGCTGATGACCGCGCTACGCGGCGCCGCCGCCGCGCGGCGGGACCCGATCCTCGTGATCCAGGCCGACGCCGCCGCCAGCCACCAGTCCGTCATCAACGTGATGGACGCGGCGCGGCAGGCGGGGCTGACGCAGATCACCTTCTCCACACAGCGCGGCGAGGGCCGCTGA
- a CDS encoding MotA/TolQ/ExbB proton channel family protein, which yields MLSIIQAAGWPIWTLIVCSVVGLALIIERAVSLRATKVAPPTLLDEAIQASRAGVPPPAVVEQLAENSLLGAVLASGFRALHANPGVTEAELRAQLESAGRLAAARLQRYLGALATVASAAPLLGLLGTVIGMIEIFGSQAGPGGLLPGGGNPAQLAHGISVALYNTAFGLIIAIPALIFWRYYRARADALLLQMEVAAERFVHHLLTLRR from the coding sequence TTGTTGTCGATCATACAAGCCGCCGGCTGGCCCATCTGGACCCTGATCGTGTGCTCCGTCGTGGGGCTGGCCCTGATCATCGAGCGCGCCGTCAGTCTGCGCGCGACCAAGGTCGCCCCGCCGACATTGCTCGACGAGGCGATCCAGGCCTCGCGCGCCGGCGTGCCGCCCCCGGCGGTGGTGGAGCAGCTCGCCGAGAACTCGCTGCTCGGCGCCGTGCTGGCCAGTGGCTTTCGCGCGCTGCACGCCAACCCCGGCGTGACCGAGGCGGAGCTGCGGGCCCAGCTCGAATCCGCGGGGCGGCTGGCGGCGGCGCGCCTGCAACGCTACCTCGGCGCGCTCGCGACGGTGGCGTCGGCCGCGCCGCTGCTCGGCCTGCTGGGCACGGTGATCGGCATGATCGAGATCTTCGGCTCCCAGGCGGGCCCCGGGGGCCTACTGCCCGGTGGCGGCAACCCCGCGCAGCTCGCGCACGGGATCTCGGTGGCGCTCTACAACACCGCGTTCGGCCTGATCATCGCGATCCCGGCACTGATCTTCTGGCGCTACTACCGCGCGCGCGCCGACGCGCTGCTGCTGCAGATGGAGGTCGCGGCGGAGCGCTTCGTGCACCACCTGCTAACCCTGCGGCGCTGA
- the xseA gene encoding exodeoxyribonuclease VII large subunit, whose protein sequence is MPATDRAAALTFPQAFAPRGGAAADPDDPPAWPVGALVAAVADALRARFNPVRVAGEVAGCQRAASGHVYFTLKDEQGQLRCALFRRAAEASPVALRDGLRIEALGRLDVYAPRGDLQLIVERVRLAGQGALYEAFLRLKAQLAAEGLFDAARKRPLPPYPTSIGVVTSLEAAALRDVATTLARRVPHLPVWLYPAPVQGVEAPARLCAALQRAYDDHRRLGRPSVLLVVRGGGSLEDLWAFNDPALVRLLARAPMPVVVGVGHETDFTLADFVADLRAPTPTAAAELCAPAAEALRTALARWQERATAALWRRLDTAAQRLDRVAQRLGRPSAVTGRERARLQTLEHRMQRAAALRTERVRQQLERLAFAWRAAAQRETERRGERLARLADAWQAATSSAIDTQWQRLARAQTQLALLDPQRVVQRGYALVTDAAGHVLTDARRTRPGDALHVTLAAGRLDARVETVHLDPPH, encoded by the coding sequence ATGCCCGCGACCGACCGCGCCGCGGCGCTGACCTTCCCGCAGGCGTTCGCCCCACGCGGGGGCGCGGCCGCCGATCCCGATGACCCCCCGGCCTGGCCGGTGGGGGCGCTGGTGGCGGCGGTGGCGGATGCGTTGCGCGCGCGCTTCAACCCCGTGCGCGTGGCGGGGGAGGTCGCGGGCTGCCAGCGCGCCGCGAGCGGCCACGTGTATTTCACGCTGAAGGACGAACAGGGGCAGTTGCGCTGCGCGCTGTTCCGGCGCGCGGCCGAGGCGAGCCCCGTGGCGCTGCGCGACGGCCTGCGCATCGAGGCGCTCGGCCGGCTGGACGTCTATGCGCCGCGCGGCGACCTGCAGCTGATCGTCGAGCGCGTGCGCCTGGCGGGGCAGGGCGCGTTGTACGAAGCGTTTCTGCGCCTCAAGGCCCAGCTTGCCGCCGAGGGGCTGTTCGACGCCGCCCGCAAGCGCCCGCTGCCGCCATATCCCACCAGCATCGGGGTCGTCACGTCGCTGGAAGCGGCGGCGTTGCGCGACGTGGCCACCACGCTGGCGCGGCGCGTGCCGCACCTGCCGGTGTGGCTCTACCCGGCACCGGTGCAGGGGGTGGAGGCGCCCGCGCGGCTGTGCGCGGCGCTGCAGCGCGCCTACGACGATCACCGCAGGCTCGGGCGGCCGTCGGTGCTGCTCGTCGTGCGTGGTGGCGGCTCGCTCGAAGACCTGTGGGCGTTCAACGACCCGGCGCTCGTGCGCCTGCTCGCGCGCGCGCCGATGCCGGTCGTCGTCGGCGTGGGGCACGAGACCGACTTCACGCTGGCCGACTTCGTCGCCGATCTGCGCGCGCCGACCCCGACGGCGGCGGCCGAGCTGTGCGCGCCCGCCGCCGAGGCGCTGCGCACGGCGCTGGCCCGCTGGCAGGAGCGGGCGACCGCCGCGCTGTGGCGGCGACTGGACACGGCGGCGCAGCGGTTGGACCGCGTGGCCCAGCGCCTTGGGCGCCCGTCGGCGGTGACGGGCCGCGAGCGCGCGCGCCTGCAGACGCTGGAACACCGGATGCAGCGCGCCGCGGCGTTGCGTACGGAGCGCGTGCGTCAGCAGCTCGAGCGGCTTGCGTTCGCATGGCGCGCCGCCGCGCAGCGCGAGACCGAACGGCGGGGCGAGCGACTGGCCCGGCTCGCCGACGCGTGGCAGGCGGCGACGAGCAGCGCGATCGACACGCAGTGGCAGCGGCTCGCGCGCGCGCAGACGCAGCTGGCGCTGCTCGATCCGCAACGCGTCGTGCAGCGCGGGTACGCGCTCGTGACCGACGCGGCCGGTCACGTCCTCACCGACGCCCGCCGGACCCGGCCCGGTGACGCGCTGCACGTGACCCTGGCCGCGGGACGGCTGGACGCGCGGGTCGAGACCGTGCACCTCGACCCGCCCCACTGA
- a CDS encoding superoxide dismutase, with product MEHTLPPLPFAIDALEPYYSKETLEYHHGKHHNAYVVNLNNLQKGTEYESMALEDIIRKAPNPGPIYNNAAQVWNHTFFWNCMKPGGGGEPTGALAAAINAKWGSYAAFRDAFVKSAVGNFGSGWTWLVKKPDGSVDIVNTGAAGTPLTTADKALLTVDVWEHAYYIDYRNLRQKFVETFLDKLVNWDFALANYA from the coding sequence ATGGAACACACTTTGCCCCCCCTGCCGTTCGCGATCGATGCCCTGGAGCCGTACTACTCCAAGGAAACGCTGGAATACCACCACGGCAAGCACCACAACGCGTACGTCGTCAACCTGAACAACCTGCAAAAAGGCACCGAGTACGAGTCGATGGCGCTGGAGGACATCATCCGCAAGGCGCCCAACCCCGGCCCGATCTACAACAACGCCGCGCAGGTGTGGAACCACACGTTCTTCTGGAACTGCATGAAGCCGGGCGGCGGCGGTGAGCCCACCGGGGCGCTGGCGGCGGCGATCAACGCCAAGTGGGGCAGCTACGCCGCCTTCCGTGACGCGTTCGTCAAGAGCGCGGTCGGCAATTTCGGCTCCGGCTGGACGTGGCTGGTCAAAAAGCCGGACGGCAGCGTCGATATCGTCAACACCGGTGCCGCAGGCACGCCGCTGACCACCGCCGACAAGGCGCTGCTGACGGTGGATGTGTGGGAGCACGCCTACTACATCGATTACCGCAACCTGCGCCAGAAGTTCGTCGAGACCTTCCTCGACAAGCTGGTCAACTGGGACTTCGCCCTGGCCAATTACGCCTGA
- a CDS encoding DUF192 domain-containing protein, which translates to MTAITAVAALLAGTGAAAQPSEPQRDLPRVTLRAGMHRIDAQVAATPAQRAIGLMWRRELGPNEGMLFVFDAPAVQCFWMKNTFIPLTAAFLAEDGRIVNLADMRPHDETNHCSGEPVRFVLEMPRGWFAQRGIGAGFRLAGAPFGTR; encoded by the coding sequence ATGACGGCGATAACGGCCGTGGCGGCGCTGCTCGCGGGCACGGGTGCTGCGGCCCAGCCGTCCGAGCCGCAGCGGGATCTGCCGCGCGTGACGCTGCGCGCTGGTATGCACCGCATCGACGCGCAAGTCGCCGCCACGCCGGCGCAGCGCGCCATCGGCCTGATGTGGCGGCGCGAGCTCGGGCCGAACGAGGGGATGCTGTTCGTGTTCGACGCGCCGGCGGTGCAGTGCTTCTGGATGAAAAATACCTTCATCCCGCTCACCGCGGCGTTCCTCGCCGAGGACGGGCGCATCGTCAACCTGGCCGACATGCGCCCGCACGACGAAACGAACCACTGCTCCGGCGAGCCGGTGCGTTTCGTGCTGGAAATGCCGCGCGGCTGGTTTGCGCAGCGCGGCATCGGGGCTGGGTTCCGCCTCGCAGGCGCGCCGTTTGGCACGCGTTGA
- the icd gene encoding NADP-dependent isocitrate dehydrogenase: MYQHIRVPTEGQKITVNPDMSLNVPDNPIVPYIEGDGTGVDITPVMIKVVDAAVAKAYGGQRKIHWMEVYAGEKSTRVYGPDVWLPDETLHALKEYVVSIKGPLTTPVGGGIRSLNVALRQELDLYVCLRPVRYFKGVPSPLKEPEKTDMVIFRENSEDIYAGIEYPARSDKAKKLIQFLQEELGVTKIRFPESSGIGIKPVSQEGTERLVRKAIQYAIDNDKPSVTLVHKGNIMKYTEGAFRDWGYALAQREFGAQPIDGGPWCKFTNPKTGREIVIKDSIADAFLQQILLRPAEYSVIATLNLNGDYISDALAAQVGGIGIAPGANLSDSVACFEATHGTAPKYAGKDYVNPGSEILSAEMMLRHMGWKEAADLIIASMEKAILSKHVTYDFARLMEGATQVSCSGFGQVMIENM; the protein is encoded by the coding sequence ATGTACCAACACATCCGCGTGCCCACCGAAGGCCAGAAGATCACCGTCAACCCCGACATGTCGCTCAATGTGCCGGACAACCCGATCGTCCCCTACATCGAAGGCGACGGCACCGGCGTCGACATCACGCCCGTGATGATCAAGGTGGTGGACGCCGCGGTGGCCAAGGCCTACGGTGGCCAGCGCAAGATCCACTGGATGGAGGTGTACGCGGGCGAGAAATCGACCCGGGTGTACGGTCCCGACGTCTGGCTGCCGGACGAAACGCTGCACGCACTCAAGGAGTACGTCGTCTCCATCAAGGGGCCGCTGACGACGCCGGTGGGCGGCGGCATCCGCAGCCTCAACGTCGCGCTGCGTCAGGAGCTCGACCTCTACGTGTGCCTGCGGCCGGTGCGCTACTTCAAGGGCGTGCCCAGCCCGCTGAAGGAGCCGGAAAAGACCGACATGGTCATCTTCCGCGAGAACTCCGAGGACATCTACGCCGGCATCGAATACCCGGCGCGCAGCGACAAGGCCAAGAAGCTCATCCAGTTCCTTCAGGAGGAGCTGGGCGTGACCAAGATCCGCTTTCCGGAATCGTCGGGCATCGGCATCAAGCCGGTGTCGCAGGAGGGCACGGAGCGCCTCGTGCGCAAGGCCATCCAGTACGCGATCGACAACGACAAGCCCAGCGTGACGCTCGTGCACAAGGGCAACATCATGAAGTACACCGAAGGGGCGTTCCGCGACTGGGGCTACGCGCTGGCGCAGCGTGAGTTCGGCGCGCAGCCCATCGACGGCGGCCCGTGGTGCAAGTTCACCAACCCGAAGACGGGGCGTGAGATCGTCATCAAGGACTCGATCGCCGACGCGTTCCTGCAGCAGATCCTGCTGCGCCCGGCCGAATACTCGGTGATCGCGACGCTCAACCTCAACGGCGACTACATCTCCGACGCGCTGGCGGCGCAGGTCGGCGGCATCGGCATCGCGCCGGGCGCAAACCTGTCGGATTCGGTCGCGTGCTTCGAGGCCACGCACGGCACGGCGCCCAAGTATGCCGGCAAGGACTACGTCAACCCGGGCTCCGAGATCCTGTCGGCCGAGATGATGCTGCGCCACATGGGCTGGAAGGAAGCCGCCGACCTCATCATCGCGTCGATGGAAAAAGCGATCCTGAGCAAACACGTCACCTACGACTTCGCCCGCCTGATGGAGGGAGCCACGCAGGTGTCGTGCTCGGGCTTTGGTCAAGTGATGATCGAAAACATGTGA